A region from the Alkalibacter saccharofermentans DSM 14828 genome encodes:
- a CDS encoding methionine ABC transporter permease, whose product MEFLNEFGDILIKGTMETLYMTFASVFFAYLFGLPMGVALVVSDDNHIMPSKIVNRVLGTIVNITRSVPFIILLIAVIPFTRMVVGTAIGANAAIVPLVIGATPFVARMVESSLKELNKGIIEAAASMGCSNLEIIYKVMIPESMPSLVLGSSITTITLVGYSAMAGAIGAGGLGDLAIRYGYYRYESELMLVTIVVLVLIVQAIQFAGNHISKKINRLY is encoded by the coding sequence ATGGAATTTTTAAATGAATTTGGAGACATATTGATTAAAGGTACCATGGAAACTCTCTATATGACTTTTGCATCGGTATTTTTTGCTTATCTATTCGGACTTCCTATGGGTGTTGCTTTGGTAGTATCGGATGACAACCATATTATGCCATCCAAAATTGTAAATCGGGTACTGGGAACCATAGTCAATATAACAAGATCTGTGCCTTTCATAATTCTTTTGATAGCGGTCATACCTTTTACAAGGATGGTTGTGGGAACTGCCATAGGAGCAAATGCTGCAATTGTGCCATTGGTAATAGGAGCTACGCCCTTTGTGGCAAGAATGGTCGAAAGCTCGCTTAAGGAGCTTAATAAAGGCATCATTGAAGCAGCTGCTTCAATGGGATGCTCCAATTTGGAAATCATCTACAAGGTGATGATTCCTGAAAGCATGCCATCCTTAGTGCTTGGCTCTTCAATCACGACGATAACGCTGGTAGGTTATTCTGCCATGGCCGGTGCCATCGGAGCAGGTGGACTTGGAGACTTGGCCATAAGATATGGATATTACAGATACGAAAGCGAGCTAATGCTGGTAACCATAGTGGTTCTTGTATTGATAGTACAGGCTATACAGTTTGCCGGCAATCACATATCAAAAAAAATAAACAGGCTTTATTGA
- a CDS encoding MetQ/NlpA family ABC transporter substrate-binding protein: MKKRSIVLLLAVMFVLVGALAGCGTSGDNGDGDTTTLRIGATPVPHSEILEFIKPMLLEEGIELEIVEFTDYVQPNMALANEELDANFFQHVPYLEDFNQNNDTALSAVILVHFEPLGIYPGQTASLEDIQDGDKVAVPNDTTNEARALLLLQEAGLIELDPNAGLEATIRNIISNPKNLDIVELEAAQISRALPDVNIGVINGNYAIQAGLNAGEDALMAEDKESLAAQTFANVIVIRTGDDREMFETLKTALQSDEVRNFLEEKYEGAVVPVF; the protein is encoded by the coding sequence ATGAAAAAAAGAAGCATAGTTTTATTGTTGGCCGTGATGTTTGTGCTGGTGGGAGCTTTGGCAGGCTGCGGTACAAGCGGAGATAACGGCGATGGAGATACGACGACCCTGAGGATTGGAGCCACTCCGGTACCCCATTCGGAGATTTTGGAATTTATCAAGCCCATGCTTTTAGAGGAAGGCATAGAGCTTGAAATAGTGGAGTTTACAGACTATGTTCAGCCTAATATGGCCCTTGCCAATGAAGAGTTGGACGCAAACTTCTTCCAGCACGTACCGTACCTGGAGGATTTCAACCAAAACAACGATACTGCCCTAAGCGCAGTGATATTGGTTCATTTTGAGCCACTAGGCATCTACCCTGGACAGACAGCATCTTTGGAGGATATTCAAGACGGAGACAAGGTTGCGGTTCCTAACGATACTACAAACGAAGCGAGAGCTCTATTGTTATTGCAGGAGGCAGGCTTAATAGAGTTGGATCCTAATGCCGGTTTGGAGGCGACTATAAGAAATATAATCAGCAATCCTAAAAATCTCGATATCGTGGAGCTGGAAGCAGCTCAAATATCAAGGGCGTTGCCTGATGTGAATATTGGCGTAATAAACGGCAACTATGCGATTCAAGCAGGCCTCAATGCGGGAGAAGACGCGTTGATGGCTGAAGACAAGGAGTCTTTGGCAGCTCAGACTTTTGCAAATGTAATTGTGATTAGAACTGGTGATGACAGGGAGATGTTCGAAACCTTGAAAACTGCCTTGCAATCAGATGAAGTAAGAAACTTCCTTGAAGAAAAGTATGAAGGAGCAGTAGTGCCTGTATTTTAA
- a CDS encoding deoxyribonuclease IV has translation MLKIGCHLSISKGYYKAGLDALAIDANTFQFFTRNPRGGSAKKIDLKDIEKFTKLFNENGFAPLFAHGPYTMNLCSDKRDIRDFAKNVFKEDLERLKLLPESYYIFHPGSHVGQGVEKGIDYIVEAMNDAIKEDCETTVLLEGMSGKGTEIGGRLEELKLIIDGVKHNKKVGICIDSCHLYSAGYDVVKDLDGVIEEIDKSVGMDKLMAVHLNDSKMEFASNKDRHEVLGKGTLGKEAIINIINHPLLKDLVFNLETPNELDGYKNEIAFLKANYKE, from the coding sequence ATGCTAAAAATAGGATGTCATTTATCAATATCAAAGGGCTATTATAAAGCGGGGCTGGATGCCTTGGCGATAGATGCAAATACATTTCAGTTTTTCACCAGAAACCCTCGAGGAGGAAGCGCAAAGAAAATTGATTTAAAAGACATAGAAAAATTCACGAAGCTATTTAATGAAAACGGCTTTGCCCCACTTTTTGCTCATGGGCCGTATACGATGAATTTGTGCAGCGATAAAAGAGACATAAGAGATTTCGCTAAAAATGTTTTCAAAGAGGATTTGGAGAGGCTCAAGCTTCTTCCTGAATCCTATTATATATTCCATCCCGGCAGTCATGTGGGGCAGGGAGTGGAAAAGGGGATTGATTACATAGTAGAGGCTATGAATGATGCCATAAAGGAAGATTGTGAGACCACTGTTTTGCTTGAAGGCATGTCCGGCAAAGGGACTGAAATAGGTGGAAGGCTCGAAGAGCTTAAACTAATAATAGATGGAGTCAAACACAACAAAAAAGTCGGAATATGCATAGATAGCTGCCATCTATATTCTGCAGGGTATGATGTAGTAAAAGATTTGGACGGGGTCATAGAAGAAATAGATAAAAGTGTAGGGATGGATAAGCTTATGGCGGTTCATTTAAACGACAGCAAGATGGAATTTGCATCAAACAAGGACAGGCACGAAGTATTGGGAAAAGGGACTCTAGGCAAAGAAGCGATTATAAACATCATAAATCATCCTCTTTTAAAAGATCTGGTCTTTAACCTGGAGACTCCAAACGAGTTGGATGGATACAAAAATGAAATTGCCTTTTTAAAGGCAAATTACAAGGAGTAG
- a CDS encoding DUF362 domain-containing protein, with amino-acid sequence MKEKVALLRCASYDVDIIEEKIKEGFSLLGGEKYIKDLIPFGSKVLLKPNLLSVEEENSPVVTNHAFFEAVVRVIKDYTDNLIFGDSPGFGSSEKAAQKAGLMDVAKRYGVGFDPFTEKVSAELKEAILVKNWDVAKVAYEADVLISLPKLKTHGMMYFTGAVKNQFGCVPGTQKALWHTRMNNGDNFSKMLLDLNKLVKTDFAIMDGIIAMEGNGPKSGTPKKMDSIIMGESLTAVDSTALGLIGYEDPREVPQYRIAHEFSWGKVLPEDILILGESLDEMKVKDFKKIRRTNEIFGNSNGMKFIKNLIAPYPKLLHEKCISCNRCYEVCPEKPRVIEMVEKNGKSVPVFDKKTCIRCFCCQELCPVGALEVGETLLGKMIYK; translated from the coding sequence ATGAAGGAAAAAGTCGCGTTGTTAAGGTGTGCAAGTTATGATGTTGATATTATAGAAGAAAAGATTAAGGAAGGATTTTCTCTTCTTGGAGGGGAAAAATACATAAAGGACTTGATTCCTTTTGGATCAAAAGTTTTGTTGAAACCTAATCTCTTATCTGTAGAAGAGGAGAATTCGCCTGTAGTTACGAATCATGCTTTCTTTGAAGCTGTCGTAAGGGTGATTAAAGACTATACGGACAATTTGATCTTTGGTGATTCGCCAGGATTTGGTTCAAGTGAAAAAGCAGCTCAAAAGGCTGGACTAATGGATGTTGCCAAAAGATACGGCGTGGGATTTGATCCTTTCACAGAAAAGGTGTCTGCTGAGCTTAAAGAGGCGATCCTAGTCAAGAATTGGGATGTTGCAAAAGTTGCGTATGAAGCTGACGTGTTGATATCACTGCCAAAGCTTAAGACCCACGGGATGATGTATTTCACAGGAGCGGTTAAAAACCAGTTCGGTTGCGTGCCGGGGACTCAAAAAGCCCTGTGGCACACGAGGATGAATAATGGAGACAATTTCTCAAAAATGCTGCTGGATTTAAACAAGCTTGTTAAGACTGATTTTGCCATTATGGATGGAATCATCGCAATGGAAGGAAACGGTCCGAAGAGCGGAACTCCCAAAAAGATGGATTCCATCATCATGGGCGAGAGCTTGACGGCTGTCGACTCCACGGCCCTGGGCTTAATCGGATATGAAGATCCCAGAGAAGTGCCCCAGTACAGGATAGCCCATGAATTCAGCTGGGGTAAAGTTCTTCCGGAAGATATATTAATCCTGGGGGAAAGCCTCGATGAAATGAAGGTAAAGGATTTTAAAAAGATCAGAAGAACAAATGAGATTTTCGGAAACAGTAATGGGATGAAATTCATTAAAAATTTGATAGCTCCCTATCCGAAATTACTTCATGAAAAATGTATAAGCTGCAACAGATGCTATGAAGTTTGTCCCGAAAAGCCCAGGGTTATCGAGATGGTAGAAAAAAACGGGAAATCTGTGCCTGTATTTGACAAAAAAACTTGTATCAGGTGTTTTTGCTGTCAAGAACTGTGCCCGGTGGGAGCCCTGGAAGTTGGAGAGACCTTGCTTGGCAAGATGATATATAAATAA